The Bombus fervidus isolate BK054 chromosome 3, iyBomFerv1, whole genome shotgun sequence genome includes a window with the following:
- the LOC139985707 gene encoding uncharacterized protein isoform X1, translating into MQVDWYAGYEQLVKRNLTLLPHQEAVQQQEPQSQQLAQQQQTDIMTSMFEQQIKSEPMGFYSVASSRSDGSNSMVNLSDDREDLSQQEGHLQPQQQTTLQISQQQGQQQTQQQSQQQTQQQGQQQQSQTAQQEVPNRQSTGQQTVKEGSRSKPQPCKVCGKVLSSASSYYVHMKLHSGNKPYHCTVCEASFCRKPYLEVHMRTHTGERPFQCELCLKRFTQKSSLNTHKRVHTGERPYACDICQKRFAVKSYVTAHRWSHVAEKPLVCDRCSLTFTSKSQFAIHIRTHTASTTYECNICGRTFVRDSYLIRHQNRVHRDMNQSSTNHNPSTPQSTGGGTPGTGFESPVCDLRYSEGPSSLDGLAGSKGGIAAEIASLAKQNNLQLPLPLLHPQTTN; encoded by the coding sequence ATGCAGGTGGATTGGTACGCAGGATATGAGCAGCTTGTCAAGCGCAACCTGACTCTGCTCCCCCATCAAGAAGCAGTGCAGCAGCAGGAGCCACAATCGCAACAGCTGGCTCAGCAGCAACAGACTGATATAATGACATCCATGTTCGAACAACAAATTAAAAGCGAACCCATGGGGTTTTATTCTGTTGCTTCGAGCCGTTCAGATGGTTCAAATTCTATGGTGAATTTGTCGGATGATCGTGAAGACCTTTCTCAGCAAGAAGGTCACCTACAACCCCAACAACAGACTACGTTACAAATAAGTCAGCAACAGGGTCAACAACAAACTCAACAACAGAGTCAACAGCAAACGCAACAACAGGGTCAACAACAGCAGAGTCAGACTGCGCAGCAAGAAGTTCCAAACCGTCAATCTACTGGACAACAAACTGTGAAAGAGGGTTCACGGTCAAAGCCACAGCCCTGTAAGGTATGTGGCAAGGTGCTATCCTCTGCTTCGTCGTACTATGTACATATGAAGCTTCATTCAGGCAACAAACCATATCATTGTACGGTATGCGAGGCAAGTTTCTGTCGGAAACCATACTTGGAAGTGCACATGAGGACGCACACAGGAGAAAGACCTTTCCAATGTGAGCTGTGCTTGAAAAGGTTTACTCAAAAGAGCAGTCTTAATACTCATAAACGTGTGCATACAGGAGAAAGGCCATATGCCTGCGACATTTGTCAGAAACGTTTTGCAGTGAAAAGCTACGTGACGGCACACCGTTGGAGTCACGTTGCTGAAAAGCCGTTGGTGTGCGACAGATGTTCTCTCACATTCACGTCCAAGAGTCAATTCGCAATACACATCCGTACCCATACTGCAAGTACCACGTACGAGTGTAACATATGCGGACGTACCTTTGTACGCGATAGTTATCTCATACGACACCAAAATCGAGTACATCGTGATATGAATCAAAGCAGTACGAATCACAATCCATCTACGCCCCAGAGTACCGGTGGTGGCACTCCAGGTACAGGTTTCGAAAGTCCAGTTTGCGATTTACGCTACAGCGAAGGACCTTCCTCGTTGGACGGCTTAGCAGGTTCGAAAGGAGGGATCGCGGCTGAGATCGCGAGTTTAGCCAAGCAAAACAATCTTCAACTTCCTCTACCGTTGCTACATCCGCAGACTACCAACTAG
- the LOC139985707 gene encoding uncharacterized protein isoform X2, protein MTSMFEQQIKSEPMGFYSVASSRSDGSNSMVNLSDDREDLSQQEGHLQPQQQTTLQISQQQGQQQTQQQSQQQTQQQGQQQQSQTAQQEVPNRQSTGQQTVKEGSRSKPQPCKVCGKVLSSASSYYVHMKLHSGNKPYHCTVCEASFCRKPYLEVHMRTHTGERPFQCELCLKRFTQKSSLNTHKRVHTGERPYACDICQKRFAVKSYVTAHRWSHVAEKPLVCDRCSLTFTSKSQFAIHIRTHTASTTYECNICGRTFVRDSYLIRHQNRVHRDMNQSSTNHNPSTPQSTGGGTPGTGFESPVCDLRYSEGPSSLDGLAGSKGGIAAEIASLAKQNNLQLPLPLLHPQTTN, encoded by the coding sequence ATGACATCCATGTTCGAACAACAAATTAAAAGCGAACCCATGGGGTTTTATTCTGTTGCTTCGAGCCGTTCAGATGGTTCAAATTCTATGGTGAATTTGTCGGATGATCGTGAAGACCTTTCTCAGCAAGAAGGTCACCTACAACCCCAACAACAGACTACGTTACAAATAAGTCAGCAACAGGGTCAACAACAAACTCAACAACAGAGTCAACAGCAAACGCAACAACAGGGTCAACAACAGCAGAGTCAGACTGCGCAGCAAGAAGTTCCAAACCGTCAATCTACTGGACAACAAACTGTGAAAGAGGGTTCACGGTCAAAGCCACAGCCCTGTAAGGTATGTGGCAAGGTGCTATCCTCTGCTTCGTCGTACTATGTACATATGAAGCTTCATTCAGGCAACAAACCATATCATTGTACGGTATGCGAGGCAAGTTTCTGTCGGAAACCATACTTGGAAGTGCACATGAGGACGCACACAGGAGAAAGACCTTTCCAATGTGAGCTGTGCTTGAAAAGGTTTACTCAAAAGAGCAGTCTTAATACTCATAAACGTGTGCATACAGGAGAAAGGCCATATGCCTGCGACATTTGTCAGAAACGTTTTGCAGTGAAAAGCTACGTGACGGCACACCGTTGGAGTCACGTTGCTGAAAAGCCGTTGGTGTGCGACAGATGTTCTCTCACATTCACGTCCAAGAGTCAATTCGCAATACACATCCGTACCCATACTGCAAGTACCACGTACGAGTGTAACATATGCGGACGTACCTTTGTACGCGATAGTTATCTCATACGACACCAAAATCGAGTACATCGTGATATGAATCAAAGCAGTACGAATCACAATCCATCTACGCCCCAGAGTACCGGTGGTGGCACTCCAGGTACAGGTTTCGAAAGTCCAGTTTGCGATTTACGCTACAGCGAAGGACCTTCCTCGTTGGACGGCTTAGCAGGTTCGAAAGGAGGGATCGCGGCTGAGATCGCGAGTTTAGCCAAGCAAAACAATCTTCAACTTCCTCTACCGTTGCTACATCCGCAGACTACCAACTAG